Proteins from a genomic interval of Dryobates pubescens isolate bDryPub1 chromosome 7, bDryPub1.pri, whole genome shotgun sequence:
- the IRS2 gene encoding insulin receptor substrate 2 isoform X1 encodes MASPAVLAPLSSPPGPNLNNNNNNNQGVRKCGYLRKQKHGHKRFFVLRGPSGGEEAGGARLEYYENEKKWRNKSGAPKRVIALDSCLNINKRADAKHKYLIALYTKDEYFAVAAENEQEQEGWYQAFTDLLNEGKAAACQGSPHRHLASPFSASCSAAAASLAAAGEDLNYGLITPAAAAYREVWQVTLKPKGLGQSKNLTGVHRLCLSARTIGFVRLNCELPSVTLQLMNIRRCGHSDSFFFIEVGRSAATGPGELWMQADDSVVAQNIHETILEAMKALKELYEFRPRSKSQSSSSSSSGGAGGVGGSGASATHPITVPGRRHHHLVNLPPSQTGLLRRSRTDSLAAGTKCTPCRVRTASEGDGCRVGSVAGSPMSPGPVRTPLSRSHTLSGGRQAGKLLPVLAGGGLPSSRSMSMPTSHSPPSATSPISLSSSSGLGSEPVHPHHPQRPSSGSASVSGSPSDAGFMSFDEYGSSPGGDLRPFSSFSTASNRSNTPESVPETPPVRDPGGSTDLYGYMAMERPPSGRLCYRPCPDAAADRGHRKRTYSLTTPCRQRHAQPQVSSASLDEYTLMRATFAGSAGRLFPSCQAGASPKFTYTPYPEDYGDIEIGSHRSSGSSSTNLGPPTGGGGGEGGDDDGYMPMTPGVAAALGQGGRGGDDYMPMSPTSVSAPKQILQPRAEVGGGSPGNGSSYKTSSPGESSPDDSGYMRMWCGSKLSVESSDGRLNNGDYINMSPREPQHGPQVPSLTPPDLFFSPSGHGSGEPPKSGCYSYSSLPRSYKSQGPAKDSDQYVFMNSPGRMIPEEAVCGAGQSPADIFTSSSHTVPSPLRHSRTESFLSQRCQRVARPSRLSLETLRTMLPSMNEHPLPPEPKSPGEYINIDFGDAAVYSPPSLPADSPASSLGSGTGQRRSPLSDYMNIDFGSQSPSQSGTVSVGSLEALSPGSSSSTSQPDGRYMKAAVVVACSSSPSDGGDYTEMTFGMATTPPQPIVQKPESARVTSPTAGVKRLTLSGVEAFILSSPPPDPNRGAKVIRADPQGRRRHSSETFSSTTTVTPVSPSFAHNPKRHNSASVENVSLRKSEGLEEEQGSSPMCRETSAGFQNGLNYIAIDVVDGTLANCDKARLKASRVLNGGINGVEMSTYASIDFLSHNLKEASAVKGSTGRWKR; translated from the exons ATGGCGAGCCCCGCCGTGCTGGCCCCCCTGAGCTCCCCGCCCGGCCCCAAcctgaacaacaacaacaacaacaaccaaggCGTGAGGAAGTGCGGGTACCTGCGCAAACAGAAACACGGCCACAAGCGCTTTTTCGTGCTGCGGGGTCCAAGCGGTGGGGAGGAGGCGGGGGGCGCCCGGCTAGAGTACTATGAGAACGAGAAGAAATGGAGGAACAAGTCCGGGGCGCCCAAACGGGTGATCGCCTTGGACTCCTGCCTCAACATCAACAAGCGGGCGGACGCCAAGCACAAGTATCTCATCGCCCTCTACACCAAGGACGAGTACTTCGCTGTGGCGGCCGAGAACGAGCAAGAGCAGGAAGGCTGGTACCAGGCTTTCACTGACCTGCTGAATGAGGGCAAGGCGGCGGCCTGCCAGGGGTCCCCACACCGCCACCTCGCCTCCCCCTTCTCCGCTTCCTGCAGCGCGGCCGCCGCCTCCCTGGCCGCCGCCGGCGAGGACCTCAATTATGGGCTGATCACGCCGGCCGCCGCTGCCTACCGAGAGGTCTGGCAGGTGACACTGAAGCCCAagggcttggggcagagcaAAAACCTCACAGGCGTCCATCGGCTCTGCCTCTCGGCCCGCACCATCGGGTTCGTGCGCCTCAACTGTGAGCTGCCCTCGGTCACGCTGCAGCTGATGAACATCCGCCGCTGCGGTCACTCCGACAGCTTCTTCTTCATCGAGGTGGGGCGTTCGGCAGCCACCGGTCCCGGCGAGCTCTGGATGCAGGCGGACGATTCGGTGGTGGCTCAGAACATCCACGAGACCATCCTGGAGGCCATGAAGGCACTGAAGGAGCTTTACGAATTCCGGCCCCGCAGCAAGAGCCagtcctcatcctcatcctcctccgGGGGGGCTGGCGGCGTCGGCGGCAGTGGCGCCTCTGCCACTCACCCCATCACTGTGCCCGGCCGTCGGCACCACCACCTGGTCAACCTGCCTCCCAGCCAGACCGGCCTCCTCCGGCGCTCGCGCACCGACAGCCTTGCCGCCGGTACCAAGTGCACGCCGTGCCGAGTCCGAACGGCCAGCGAGGGCGACGGCTGCCGGGTGGGCTCGGTGGCTGGCAGCCCCATGAGCCCAGGCCCTGTGAGGACACCCCTCAGCCGCTCACACACGCTTAGCGGAGGCCGGCAAGCGGGGAAGCTACTGCCGGTGCTGGCTGGCGGCGGCCTGCCGAGCAGTCGCTCCATGTCCATGCCCACCTCTCACTCGCCCCCTTCCGCCACTAGccccatcagcctctcctccagcagcggCCTCGGCTCCGAGCCTGTCCACCCTCATCACCCGCAGCGCCCATCCAGTGGCAGTGCCTCTGTCTCCGGCTCTCCCAGTGACGCCGGCTTTATGTCCTTCGACGAGTATGGCTCTAGTCCGGGTGGCGACCTGCGGCCCTTCTCGTCCTTTTCCACTGCCAGCAACCGCAGCAACACCCCCGAGTCGGTGCCTGAGACGCCTCCGGTGCGAGACCCCGGGGGCAGCACCGACCTCTACGGCTACATGGCGATGGAGAGGCCTCCGAGCGGCCGCCTGTGCTACCGGCCCTGTCCCGACGCCGCGGCCGACAGGGGCCATCGGAAGCGGACCTACTCCCTGACCACCCCGTGCCGGCAGCGGCACGCCCAGCCGCAGGTCTCCTCCGCCTCCCTCGACGAATACACGCTGATGCGCGCCACCTTCGCCGGCAGCGCCGGCCgcctcttcccctcctgccaaGCCGGGGCTTCCCCCAAATTCACCTACACCCCCTACCCCGAGGACTACGGGGATATCGAGATCGGTTCCCAccgcagctctggcagcagcagcaccaaccTGGGGCCGCCGacaggggggggaggaggagaaggaggagatgaTGATGGCTACATGCCCATGACCCCCGGCGTGGCTGCAGCCTTAGGGCAGGGAGGTCGGGGCGGCGATGACTACATGCCCATGAGCCCCACCAGCGTGTCCGCCCCAAAGCAGATCCTGCAGCCCCGGGCGGAGGTAGGTGGCGGGTCCCCTGGGAACGGGAGCAGCTACAAGACTAGCTCACCCGGAGAGAGCTCTCCTGACGATAGCGGGTACATGAGGATGTGGTGTGGCTCCAAGCTGTCCGTGGAGAGCTCGGACGGGCGGCTAAATAATGGCGACTATATCAATATGTCCCCTCGGGAACCCCAGCATGGGCCTCAGgttccctccctcacccccccggacttatttttctccccttcgGGGCACGGGTCTGGCGAGCCCCCCAAGTCCGGTTGCTATTCGTACAGCTCCTTACCGCGCTCTTACAAGAGCCAGGGGCCGGCAAAGGACAGCGACCAGTACGTCTTCATGAACTCCCCGGGGAGGATGATCCCGGAGGAGGCGGTGTGCGGAGCAGGCCAGTCACCTGCTGACATCTTCACCTCCTCCAGCCACACGGTGCCTTCGCCTCTGCGGCACAGCCGGACTGAGAGCTTCCTGAGCCAGCGGTGCCAGCGGGTGGCCCGGCCCAGCCGCCTCTCTTTGGAAACCTTGCGGACGATGCTGCCCAGCATGAATGAGCACCCTCTGCCGCCTGAGCCCAAGAGCCCTGGCGAATACATCAACATCGACTTCGGGGATGCTGCCGTCTATTCTCCCCCCTCGCTACCTGCGGACAGCCCGGCTTCCTCCCTGGGCTCTGGCACGGGGCAGAGGCGCTCCCCTCTCTCTGACTACATGAACATTGACTTCGGGTCACAGTCTCCTTCCCAGTCGGGCACAGTCTCGGTGGGCTCCCTGGAAGCGCTCtcgccaggctcttcctccagcaccagccagcCAGACGGGCGTTACATGAaggcagctgtggtggtggcTTGTTCGTCCAGCCCATCTGACGGTGGGGATTACACCGAAATGACCTTTGGCATGGCCACTACACCACCCCAGCCCATTGTTCAGAAGCCAGAAAGTGCCCGGGTCACTAGCCCCACAGCTGGGGTGAAGAGGCTTACCCTCTCTGGAGTGGAAGCTTTCATTCTCTCTAGCCCTCCCCCAGACCCAAACCGAGGGGCCAAGGTCATCCGAGCAGATCCCCAGGGGCGCAGGAGGCACAGCTCGGAAACTTTCTCTTCCACCACCACTGTGACCCCCGTGTCCCCTTCCTTTGCACACAACCCCAAACGGCACAACTCGGCTTCGGTGGAGAATGTGTCCCTCAGGAAAAGTGAAGGTctggaggaagagcagggtAGCAGCCCCATGTGCCGGGAGACCTCGGCTGGCTTCCAGAACGGCCTCAACTACATCGCCATTGACGTGGTGGACGGGACCTTGGCAAACTGTGACAAAGCCAGGTTGAAAGCCAGTCGTGTCCTCAACGGGGGCATCAACGGCGTAGAGATGAGCACCTATGCCAGCATAGACTTTCTGTCTCACAACCTGAAAGAAGCAAGTGCTGTGAAAG GAAGTACAGGAAGATGGAAAAGATGA
- the IRS2 gene encoding insulin receptor substrate 2 isoform X2 — protein MASPAVLAPLSSPPGPNLNNNNNNNQGVRKCGYLRKQKHGHKRFFVLRGPSGGEEAGGARLEYYENEKKWRNKSGAPKRVIALDSCLNINKRADAKHKYLIALYTKDEYFAVAAENEQEQEGWYQAFTDLLNEGKAAACQGSPHRHLASPFSASCSAAAASLAAAGEDLNYGLITPAAAAYREVWQVTLKPKGLGQSKNLTGVHRLCLSARTIGFVRLNCELPSVTLQLMNIRRCGHSDSFFFIEVGRSAATGPGELWMQADDSVVAQNIHETILEAMKALKELYEFRPRSKSQSSSSSSSGGAGGVGGSGASATHPITVPGRRHHHLVNLPPSQTGLLRRSRTDSLAAGTKCTPCRVRTASEGDGCRVGSVAGSPMSPGPVRTPLSRSHTLSGGRQAGKLLPVLAGGGLPSSRSMSMPTSHSPPSATSPISLSSSSGLGSEPVHPHHPQRPSSGSASVSGSPSDAGFMSFDEYGSSPGGDLRPFSSFSTASNRSNTPESVPETPPVRDPGGSTDLYGYMAMERPPSGRLCYRPCPDAAADRGHRKRTYSLTTPCRQRHAQPQVSSASLDEYTLMRATFAGSAGRLFPSCQAGASPKFTYTPYPEDYGDIEIGSHRSSGSSSTNLGPPTGGGGGEGGDDDGYMPMTPGVAAALGQGGRGGDDYMPMSPTSVSAPKQILQPRAEVGGGSPGNGSSYKTSSPGESSPDDSGYMRMWCGSKLSVESSDGRLNNGDYINMSPREPQHGPQVPSLTPPDLFFSPSGHGSGEPPKSGCYSYSSLPRSYKSQGPAKDSDQYVFMNSPGRMIPEEAVCGAGQSPADIFTSSSHTVPSPLRHSRTESFLSQRCQRVARPSRLSLETLRTMLPSMNEHPLPPEPKSPGEYINIDFGDAAVYSPPSLPADSPASSLGSGTGQRRSPLSDYMNIDFGSQSPSQSGTVSVGSLEALSPGSSSSTSQPDGRYMKAAVVVACSSSPSDGGDYTEMTFGMATTPPQPIVQKPESARVTSPTAGVKRLTLSGVEAFILSSPPPDPNRGAKVIRADPQGRRRHSSETFSSTTTVTPVSPSFAHNPKRHNSASVENVSLRKSEGLEEEQGSSPMCRETSAGFQNGLNYIAIDVVDGTLANCDKARLKASRVLNGGINGVEMSTYASIDFLSHNLKEASAVKE, from the coding sequence ATGGCGAGCCCCGCCGTGCTGGCCCCCCTGAGCTCCCCGCCCGGCCCCAAcctgaacaacaacaacaacaacaaccaaggCGTGAGGAAGTGCGGGTACCTGCGCAAACAGAAACACGGCCACAAGCGCTTTTTCGTGCTGCGGGGTCCAAGCGGTGGGGAGGAGGCGGGGGGCGCCCGGCTAGAGTACTATGAGAACGAGAAGAAATGGAGGAACAAGTCCGGGGCGCCCAAACGGGTGATCGCCTTGGACTCCTGCCTCAACATCAACAAGCGGGCGGACGCCAAGCACAAGTATCTCATCGCCCTCTACACCAAGGACGAGTACTTCGCTGTGGCGGCCGAGAACGAGCAAGAGCAGGAAGGCTGGTACCAGGCTTTCACTGACCTGCTGAATGAGGGCAAGGCGGCGGCCTGCCAGGGGTCCCCACACCGCCACCTCGCCTCCCCCTTCTCCGCTTCCTGCAGCGCGGCCGCCGCCTCCCTGGCCGCCGCCGGCGAGGACCTCAATTATGGGCTGATCACGCCGGCCGCCGCTGCCTACCGAGAGGTCTGGCAGGTGACACTGAAGCCCAagggcttggggcagagcaAAAACCTCACAGGCGTCCATCGGCTCTGCCTCTCGGCCCGCACCATCGGGTTCGTGCGCCTCAACTGTGAGCTGCCCTCGGTCACGCTGCAGCTGATGAACATCCGCCGCTGCGGTCACTCCGACAGCTTCTTCTTCATCGAGGTGGGGCGTTCGGCAGCCACCGGTCCCGGCGAGCTCTGGATGCAGGCGGACGATTCGGTGGTGGCTCAGAACATCCACGAGACCATCCTGGAGGCCATGAAGGCACTGAAGGAGCTTTACGAATTCCGGCCCCGCAGCAAGAGCCagtcctcatcctcatcctcctccgGGGGGGCTGGCGGCGTCGGCGGCAGTGGCGCCTCTGCCACTCACCCCATCACTGTGCCCGGCCGTCGGCACCACCACCTGGTCAACCTGCCTCCCAGCCAGACCGGCCTCCTCCGGCGCTCGCGCACCGACAGCCTTGCCGCCGGTACCAAGTGCACGCCGTGCCGAGTCCGAACGGCCAGCGAGGGCGACGGCTGCCGGGTGGGCTCGGTGGCTGGCAGCCCCATGAGCCCAGGCCCTGTGAGGACACCCCTCAGCCGCTCACACACGCTTAGCGGAGGCCGGCAAGCGGGGAAGCTACTGCCGGTGCTGGCTGGCGGCGGCCTGCCGAGCAGTCGCTCCATGTCCATGCCCACCTCTCACTCGCCCCCTTCCGCCACTAGccccatcagcctctcctccagcagcggCCTCGGCTCCGAGCCTGTCCACCCTCATCACCCGCAGCGCCCATCCAGTGGCAGTGCCTCTGTCTCCGGCTCTCCCAGTGACGCCGGCTTTATGTCCTTCGACGAGTATGGCTCTAGTCCGGGTGGCGACCTGCGGCCCTTCTCGTCCTTTTCCACTGCCAGCAACCGCAGCAACACCCCCGAGTCGGTGCCTGAGACGCCTCCGGTGCGAGACCCCGGGGGCAGCACCGACCTCTACGGCTACATGGCGATGGAGAGGCCTCCGAGCGGCCGCCTGTGCTACCGGCCCTGTCCCGACGCCGCGGCCGACAGGGGCCATCGGAAGCGGACCTACTCCCTGACCACCCCGTGCCGGCAGCGGCACGCCCAGCCGCAGGTCTCCTCCGCCTCCCTCGACGAATACACGCTGATGCGCGCCACCTTCGCCGGCAGCGCCGGCCgcctcttcccctcctgccaaGCCGGGGCTTCCCCCAAATTCACCTACACCCCCTACCCCGAGGACTACGGGGATATCGAGATCGGTTCCCAccgcagctctggcagcagcagcaccaaccTGGGGCCGCCGacaggggggggaggaggagaaggaggagatgaTGATGGCTACATGCCCATGACCCCCGGCGTGGCTGCAGCCTTAGGGCAGGGAGGTCGGGGCGGCGATGACTACATGCCCATGAGCCCCACCAGCGTGTCCGCCCCAAAGCAGATCCTGCAGCCCCGGGCGGAGGTAGGTGGCGGGTCCCCTGGGAACGGGAGCAGCTACAAGACTAGCTCACCCGGAGAGAGCTCTCCTGACGATAGCGGGTACATGAGGATGTGGTGTGGCTCCAAGCTGTCCGTGGAGAGCTCGGACGGGCGGCTAAATAATGGCGACTATATCAATATGTCCCCTCGGGAACCCCAGCATGGGCCTCAGgttccctccctcacccccccggacttatttttctccccttcgGGGCACGGGTCTGGCGAGCCCCCCAAGTCCGGTTGCTATTCGTACAGCTCCTTACCGCGCTCTTACAAGAGCCAGGGGCCGGCAAAGGACAGCGACCAGTACGTCTTCATGAACTCCCCGGGGAGGATGATCCCGGAGGAGGCGGTGTGCGGAGCAGGCCAGTCACCTGCTGACATCTTCACCTCCTCCAGCCACACGGTGCCTTCGCCTCTGCGGCACAGCCGGACTGAGAGCTTCCTGAGCCAGCGGTGCCAGCGGGTGGCCCGGCCCAGCCGCCTCTCTTTGGAAACCTTGCGGACGATGCTGCCCAGCATGAATGAGCACCCTCTGCCGCCTGAGCCCAAGAGCCCTGGCGAATACATCAACATCGACTTCGGGGATGCTGCCGTCTATTCTCCCCCCTCGCTACCTGCGGACAGCCCGGCTTCCTCCCTGGGCTCTGGCACGGGGCAGAGGCGCTCCCCTCTCTCTGACTACATGAACATTGACTTCGGGTCACAGTCTCCTTCCCAGTCGGGCACAGTCTCGGTGGGCTCCCTGGAAGCGCTCtcgccaggctcttcctccagcaccagccagcCAGACGGGCGTTACATGAaggcagctgtggtggtggcTTGTTCGTCCAGCCCATCTGACGGTGGGGATTACACCGAAATGACCTTTGGCATGGCCACTACACCACCCCAGCCCATTGTTCAGAAGCCAGAAAGTGCCCGGGTCACTAGCCCCACAGCTGGGGTGAAGAGGCTTACCCTCTCTGGAGTGGAAGCTTTCATTCTCTCTAGCCCTCCCCCAGACCCAAACCGAGGGGCCAAGGTCATCCGAGCAGATCCCCAGGGGCGCAGGAGGCACAGCTCGGAAACTTTCTCTTCCACCACCACTGTGACCCCCGTGTCCCCTTCCTTTGCACACAACCCCAAACGGCACAACTCGGCTTCGGTGGAGAATGTGTCCCTCAGGAAAAGTGAAGGTctggaggaagagcagggtAGCAGCCCCATGTGCCGGGAGACCTCGGCTGGCTTCCAGAACGGCCTCAACTACATCGCCATTGACGTGGTGGACGGGACCTTGGCAAACTGTGACAAAGCCAGGTTGAAAGCCAGTCGTGTCCTCAACGGGGGCATCAACGGCGTAGAGATGAGCACCTATGCCAGCATAGACTTTCTGTCTCACAACCTGAAAGAAGCAAGTGCTGTGAAAG